The stretch of DNA CGCTCAGATGCCCGCGGTCGCCACGAGCGCCCACGCCGGAATCGGCTCGGACAACCCGAGCAGGCCGCTGCGCCCCGCGAAGAGCCACCCGATCGCTGTGACGAGCCCGTACACCAACACGCCGAGGACGCGCGTGACGGCGTCGGCATGACCGCGCAGGGCGTGGATGCCGGCGCAGCCGGCCGTGAACGACGCGGCGGCGGCGAGCGCGACGGGGTCGAGGGGCATGGCGGCCTCCGGGGAGCGATGCCGTGGCGGGATCGGCCACGGCCGCACCGGGCGCGGTTCCGGCGCGGCCGTTCCGGCGACGAGCGCGATTCAGACCGACCGCGCCTGGGGCGACACGAAGAGCCGCCAGAGCTCGAACGCGGCGAAGGCGGCAACGGCGAGCCCGAACACGACGTGTACCCACATCGGGGGCCCGGCCTCCGCGAAGCCGAGCACCCATGGGGCGATGGACACCCACAGGCCGAGCGCGAGGTTGAGGTACTCCTCCCAGTCGTAGGTCTTGCCGAGCGCTACCACGGCGATGACGGTGATGGCGCCGCCGCTGATGAAGGCGTTGCGTGCCGCGGCGGTTTCATAGCCCAGCCCCAGGTACCAAGGTGCGAGAACAAGCGCGACGCCGAACAAGATGTTGAGCGCGTTGGGGACCATGTCCTCGGTCCGATTCTCGATCGTTCGCATCGGCTTCTCCTTTCGAAGCGGGGCCGGGAGACCGGGGGCGTCGGGCCCCGGGGGCGGCAGGTCGCCTGCCGCCTTCGATAAGCTGAGGCTCCCGTAAATCGAGCACCGGGCATTGATTTGGATCAAGCTTTTTCGGGTGTATTCATGCCATATGATAGTGAATTAGCTTAGCTATTCCACCAATAGCTTTGCGTGCAGGATAATTTTAGCTTGAGATTTGGGCCATTTGATCTGGATCAAGGCCAGAACCATCGCGACATCATCTGTGGTCCGTTCACAAACAAAGGGATCATCCCG from Methylobacterium sp. PvR107 encodes:
- a CDS encoding SPW repeat protein; protein product: MRTIENRTEDMVPNALNILFGVALVLAPWYLGLGYETAAARNAFISGGAITVIAVVALGKTYDWEEYLNLALGLWVSIAPWVLGFAEAGPPMWVHVVFGLAVAAFAAFELWRLFVSPQARSV